In the Candidatus Angelobacter sp. genome, one interval contains:
- a CDS encoding SAM-dependent methyltransferase, with product GGFTDCLLQRDVKKVFAVDVGHGQLAWKLRRDSRVVVMDRTNARDLAPARFPQPFAPVDLVAVDCSFISLRKILPAAAGLLRNGGRLIPLVKPQFEAGKAEADRGAGVITDPCIHERVLRELEEFVGSVATLRWLGVTESPLLGPAGNKEFLALLEKIG from the coding sequence CCGGCGGTTTCACCGACTGCCTGTTGCAGCGCGACGTGAAAAAGGTCTTCGCCGTGGATGTGGGTCACGGTCAGCTCGCCTGGAAGCTGCGCCGGGATTCACGCGTGGTCGTCATGGACAGGACCAACGCGCGCGATCTGGCGCCCGCGCGATTTCCTCAGCCATTCGCACCGGTGGACCTGGTGGCCGTCGATTGCTCCTTCATCTCGCTGCGCAAGATTCTCCCGGCCGCCGCCGGCTTGCTGCGGAACGGTGGCAGACTCATCCCCCTGGTCAAACCGCAATTCGAAGCGGGCAAAGCGGAAGCCGACCGCGGCGCCGGTGTAATCACCGATCCGTGTATTCACGAGCGCGTGCTGCGCGAATTGGAGGAATTCGTCGGTTCCGTTGCAACGCTCCGCTGGCTGGGCGTGACGGAATCGCCGTTGCTGGGTCCGGCGGGTAACAAAGAATTTCTGGCATTGCTTGAAAAAATTGGCTGA